The genomic DNA GTAACAGGTCAAAATCCACAATCTACGGTTGCGGTTGCAAATGCCGTCATCAAGACACTTAACTAAACAATCAAGGGAGATCCTTTTTTACGAAGGATCTCTCAGACTGAAGACAAAAAACGATTTTTCTCGTAATCGAGAAGAATCGTTTTTTTGCTGGCTTCTAATCGTTTTCACTAAACAAACATTGTTTTTGAACTTTATAATTTCTACGTTTGTTCATCTGGAATGCTAAGTATGAATATGTCATACTACTCTCGAATAACACGGAGTTCATCCAAAAAACTTAGGGCGAAGGAGTAATTATATGTTGAAAGAAGCCTTTCACATTGGTGTCAACTGCATTTTTCCGAGATGAAGCCCTGAATGTAAACGGAACAATTGAACATATTCGATATTTATTCGACCAAGGAGAAAAGTCTATACTTGTGTGCGGATCGACTGGAGAGCAACATAGCCTGGAACTGAAAGAAAAATTATTTTTACTAGAGGCATTAATGATTGCTCACGAGCACATGATCGAACATAACAAAATCGGTAAGAGTTGACCAAATGACCCCAGAATTGAAGGAAAAACGAGACTCTAGGATCAAAACTCCTGAGAAAAATCGCGAAATGAATCTTGAGGGCCAACTATAAGAAAAGGAAGTGTTTCAAACGATACAGTCTGTTGTATATATTGCATTGGTTGTTGATGACTATGATGAAGCCATTAATTTTTATACGAAAAAGTTAGATTTCACATTACTTGAAGATTCCTATCAAGAAGAACAGGATAAACGCTGGGTTGTAGTTGCTCCTCCAGGAACACTTGGAACTGCAATACTACTTGCAAAAGCTTCGAAAACAGAACAGCTTCCGTTCGTAGGTAATCAAACCGGCGGCCGAGTTTTCCTATTCCTTGGAACAGATGATTTTTGGAGAGATTACAACAAAATGATTGAAAAAGGAATTAAATTCGAAAGAGAACCTAAAGAGCAGCCTTACGGAATTGTAGCTGTATTTAAAGACTTGTACGGAAACCTGTGGGACTTGATTCAATTCAAAGCAGACCATCCAATGTTCAAACGAATAAATTGAACTACTTCCCACCTACGCTACGCTTAGAGGTGTAGGATTCTTGAGTTATTCGACCTAACAGCCGAAAAATTATCAGGCTAACCCCGTCGTCCAAGTTGTTTATGGAGGCGCTCTTTGTTATAGAAGTAGGTTGCGATGTAGAATTCCAGCTCTTCATAGGCTTGAAACTCATGCAAATAATACAGCTCTGACTTCAAAGCACCCCAAAAGCCCTCGGTTGGGACATTGTCGAGAAGAATCGTTTTTTTGCTGGTTTCTAGTCGTTTTTACTAAACAAACATTGTTTTTGAACTTTATGATTTCTACGTTTTTTCATCTGGAATGCTAAGCATGAATATGTCATACTACTCTCGAATAATACGGAGTTCATACAAAATACTGAGGACAAAGGAGCAATAATATGTTGAAAGAAGCATTTCACATTGCTGTGCCAACTGCATTTTTTCCAGATGAAACTTTGAATGTCGACGGAACAATTGAACATATTCGATATTTGGTCGACCAAGGAGAAAAGTCGATTCTTGTGTGCGGATCGACTGGAGAGCAACATAGCCTGGAACTGAAAGAAAAATTAGTTTTACTCGAGGCGTTGATGAATGAAGCATATTTACTTAATGACGAGATAGAGGTTTTATTTGGAGTATCCGCGATTAGACAAAAAGAAGCCGTTGACTTAGCTCACGCCATAAAAGAGACTCGAATTGCGGGAATATTGCTAGGATATAGTCCATATCTCCTGCCATCACAAACAGAAGCTCTACGGTACTCTGAAACAATCATTCAAGCTAGTCAAAAAGATACCATTCTCTACAATAACCCCGGTCGGACAGGATTTGATTTATCCATTGAAAGTATCATTCAATTAAGTGCTCAAGACAAAGTCATCGGAATAAAAGAAGCCGGTAATAAGAATAAAGTAGAACGATTACAAGAACACATCAGTGACTTTTATTATTATGCGGGGGGAGAAGTGGATTTGAAAGATAAAATCGCTTTAGGGTTCAATCGATTATCTTCCATATCAGGTAATGTATATCCGAAGGAAATAAGAAAATGGTTTTTTTCTTTGATCGAAGATACGCCACTTGCAGAGAGCGAGCAAAAAGAGGTCACCGCCTTGATCAACACAGTGTTTGCCGGTTCTCCTATCGTTCATCTTAAACGAGAGATCAATGCAAAAGGAATTGCGATGGGAATTTGTCGAAGCCCTTTAGGAAATTGTTAATCGATTTCATTCGCCTTCGCTACTTTTGTCATTCAAACAATGCGGAAACATCATATTCTCCATATGAGCTTCCCAATCAAGAAGAAAGTCGTTGTCCGTCTCTTATTTCTTCTTGATTGAAGTTTATGTTTAGCCGGTCGAATCTGGACAAAACAACATGACAGTTCATGGTTCGATGACGATTGAGAGTTTGTAGTTCACATACTTACTTAACCCTTTCAAAAAGGCGTTCAGTTCACCATTCGATGGAAATCTGCACTCCAATAGGTAACATGATTCACCACTCAGCTTATAATTTCGCCTGACATATTTACGATGTTCTTCTAAGAACAATAAATAGGGATCATGGAACGAGGAAATCATAAAGATGTTCACCATCGCATGAACGGTGTTTCCTATCTTCTCTTCATCCACCGTGATGGAATAGTTCCGGATGACGTCAGATTCCTCAAGTTTCTTCACCCGAGTTGCTACCGCTTGTCCAGTCAAATGTACACGTTCTCCGAGTTCCCGCATCGTCATCCGACTATTTCGGTTTAGTTCTTCCAGAATTCTATAATCTGTTCGATCAAGCATGGCTGCTCCTCCTTTATTCGCAAAAGAACGATCTATCATGACATCACTTTCAAATATCAAGTTTTTTTATCTATTTACTTGATTTCTTCTATGTCTTATTCGCACATTCTTTTTTTATACTATAGTTATCATACGATAAAAGGAGAAATGATGATGAATATTCAACTTATCCGAAATGCGACAATCCGACTGGAGTACGCGGGACTTACTCTCTTAGTTGATCCATTTTTGGCAGATCAAGGTGCGTACCCTGCATTTCCGAACTCAGTCCGACAAGACCAAAAAAATCCTTTGGTAGACTTACCTCTGACGGTAGAAGAAATTATCGATGGCGTGGATGCGGTGATTCTGACCCACCTCCATCTTGATCATTACGATGAAGTCGCCAAACAACATCTGCCGAAGGATGTGAAAGTATTCGTTCAAAATACCGAAGATCAAGCTCTGATCGAAAATGATGGATTCACCAACGTCGAACTATTGACGGATGAATCTACATTTAAAGAAGTAGAACTCATTAAAGTAAAGGGGGAACATGGACGAGGCGAGATTCTGAAACTGACAGGTGAAGTATGCGGAGTCATTCTCAAACATGATACAGAACAAACACTATATATTGCAGGCGATACTGTTTGGTATGAGGAGGTTGCAAAAAATATTAAGTCACACGCCCCTTCCGTCATCGTCGTGAACGCCGGCGACAATCAATTCCATGCAGGCGGCTCTCTTGTGATGGGGAAAGAAGACGTACATGCTGTTCATCAATCAGCACCAGATGCCTCCATCATCGCCGTCCATATGGAAGCCGTCAATCATTGGACTTTATCAAGAGAAGACTTACGCAGATTTGCGGCGTCGAAGCATTTTTCTAGTAAACTCGTCGTTCCTGAAGACGGTCAAATCATTAATACTCTATAAAAATCTGTATCCCGATGTTGATTCCGCTTGAACTTCCTCCCCCGCCTACACTTAGAGGGGGAGGATTCCTAAGTGAAAATGACACGGAGGTGCTTTCCGCTGAATTTCAAACATTTGAAAAGGAGTAGACTCATGAAACAAGAGGTGTTTACAGTCCGATCTTTCGCAAAAGATACTATTGGAGGGAATGAAGCAGGAGTAGTCTTAAATGCAAATCATTTGAACGAAGAACAGATGAAAAAAATTGCACTGCTTTTGGGTTACAGTGAAACAGCTTTTGTGAGCGAATCGGATATTGCAGATTTCAAAGTCCGCTTCTTTACTCCCGAATATGAAGTAGATCTTTGTGGCCATGCGACGCTCGCTGTTTTCCATATTTTATTCAGTGAAAAAATCATAAGTACAGGCACTTTTTCACAAGAAACCCAAGCTGGAGTGTTAGAGGTTGAAGTAAAGCAGGACGGGACCATCATGATGAATCAAAACCGGCCACAATTCTTGGATATATTACAGAAGGACGAAATAGCACGGTCATTAAACATTGATCCCACTGAAATATTAAGTGATTTGCCCATTCAGATCGTTTCTACAGGTCTAAGAGATATCATCATCCCGATTAAAAACCTTAAAACACTTCAGCGAATAAAACCAAACTTTTCCGAGATTACAGCTGTCAGTAAAAAATATGACACTATAGGGTATCATCTATTTTCATTCGATACCTTGGGTAACGCAAATGCACATACAAGAAATTTCGCGCCTTTATACGGTATCCCAGAAGAGTCTGCTACAGGAACATCCAATGGTGCTTTAAGTTGTTACTTATTCAACTATAAAAAACTGGAGAAGAAATCCGTAGAAAACATTGTGATTGAACAAGGTTATACAATGAAGAAACCTTCAGAAATTTTTATTGGATTGCTATGCGATGAAACCGGAATTACACGTGTAACCGTTGGTGGTAGAGCTGTCTTAATCGAAAAAAGAGTTTTGGATGTTTGAACTACCTCCACCTACGCTTTGCTCAGAGGTGGAGGATTCCTGAGTTATCCGACCTACCGGTCGAAAATTTATCAGGCTAACCCCGCCGTCCCGACGGTTGAAGAAGCTAAGATGCGTTCAGCTTCTTGTTTGAGATTCAGTCCTGCATTCACATCCCGGTCGTGATGGATCCCGCAACTCGGGCATGTCCATTCACGCAAGCCAAGATGTTTTACGTCTTTGTGTTGATGTCCGCAACTCGAGCACAATTGGCTCGAAGCAAAGGTCTTGCCAACCTTCACGACGGTCTTCCCGTACCAGTCTGCCTTGTACTCCAGCATGCGGAAGAACTCCGACCAGCTGACGTCCGAGATGGCCTTGCTCAACTTGCGGTTCTTCTGCATGTTCTTCACCTGCAAGGTCTCGATGCCGATGACGTCGTGGCTTTTGACGATCTCGGTCGATACCTTGTGCAGGAAGTCGGTGCGCTTGTTTGCAATCTTCTCGTGGATACGGGCAACCTTCCGCTTCTGCTTCTGATAGTTCCTCGCCTCGGACAGCGTAACTTTCTTGTTCAAAGCGATGCGTTGACGGCGGGAGAGCTTGCGCTGTTCGCGCGCCAGTTTCTTCTCGAGCTTACGGAAGTAACGGTCGTTCTTGTATACCGTGCCGTCCGACAGGATGGCGAAGTTCTTCAGTCCGACGTCGACGCCGACAGATGAACCAGTCTTCGGCAGCTCGTTGATCTCCTGCTCGACGAGCAGGGAGACGAAATATTTGCCTGAAGCGTTACGTCGAATTGTGGCGTTCAAGATACGGCCTGTGACCTGTTTCGAATGGGCGAAGCGAAGCGGCGCAATGCTTGTCTCAGGAAAACGATTCGAGGCGAATAAAAAAACGATCTTTCTTGTTTAAGAGAAAAATCGCATTTTGTCTTCAGTCTGAAAGTAGAATCCGCAATCGGATTCTACTTTTTGTGTTGCAAGGCAGCTAAAATATCGAGCATCAACGGATCATGCCGCGATTCGGTCCGGTACGCCATGTAGATATGGTTCGTCGCAAAACGCTCCGGTGCGATGACTTGAATCGTTTCGTCTTTGAGCGCTTGACGAATCAAATAATCCGGCAACACACTGACACCATGCGAAGAAGCGACGGCTTTTAATATGGCATCGACGTTCGGCAAAACCATCTCCGGTCGAATGTCCGGCCGTTCCCCAAACTGTGTCTGGTAATACCGCCGGATGATCGGCAGTTCGAGTCCGTAACTGATCCACGGCTGACGATCCATCCAGCCCTTCAAATCATCGTCCGGTTGCTCCCAGGCGTAAGGGGCGACAAGGAAAAAGGTTTCGTCGGCAATCGGGACATACTGAATACCCGGTTCCTCGATCCGTTTCGTCGAGATGACAAAATCGAGTTCACCTATGGCGAGCCGCTTCAGCAATTGGTCGGTCAAGCCGAAATCGCCGATGTACTGGGCGAGATCAAGCGGCAGGACCGGAATCACTTCGTGGGTGATGAATTCAGTCGGTCCACCGAACTTCAACAGCGGTCGCACCTGTTCACCTGCGACATATTTCATTTCGAGCGACAGTTCTTCCAAGCGGTCAATCAAACCGACGACTTGCGTATACAGCTCCTTGCCGGCATCCGTCGGAACCATCTGACGTGGAGCCCGGATAAACAGTGAGTTCTGCAGTTCGGCTTCAAGCGCCGCGATATGCTGGCTAACGGCGGGTTGCGTCAAAAACCGGATCCGTGCGGCCGCTGAGACCGAACGTTGTTGGTACACATGGATGAAGCTCCGGTACCATTCAAAATCTATCATTGTCTTCGCTCCTTTTCCTGCGATACTTTAAGTATAAGGAGCCGTCAGGCATTAGACAAATAACATTTCAAGCAGACATCCATAAGAATATTTATAGTCGGAAAGGATAGATCCATATGAAAAAATTCAGAGGCAAACGCCGCTACTTCCGAAATCTTCAAAAAGAACAACAACTCAGCGCCCATCCGCTCGATTTCAGTCCTGACAGCTGGTTCGATTTTTGGCATGTCCATCTCGATTTTGACGGACACGGAAACGGTCACCTTAAAATGCGGAAAGCACATGTCCAGGCATTGTTTCATCTGATGGATGAGTTAAACGCCGCCCTTCAAACGTGGGGTCAGTACCAGCTCTGGATCGAACTGTCCCGGCTGGATGCAGGATTGGACGCCGTTTTTATCCATACAAACAATCCGAACGACGATAATTTTCCGTTTACCTATCCAACTTTAACGGAACCGACCGAAAGATTGCCGGACTATTTGCAAACCGTCGAGGGTTTGGAGCAATATCAAATCCGGTTGTCCGAACGAATCATATATGATGCGTTCGACGACGAACCAGAAGAAATCACGGATCACATTCTCGTCATCGAACGACGAGGGAGTCGTTACCCTCTTTAACCACTTATATACGGACGGTCCTATGAAAGAAACCGTCCGTCGACAGCGACTGACCTTTAAATTCTTTTGAAAATCATTTTGGAGCCGGCAAGGAACACGATCAGAAGTACGCCGCCGAATACGAGATTGATCAGCCAAGGCAACGTTCCCATAAAGACTTCTCTTGCCGCACCGTTGAACCAGTAAGCTAGAGCCGTGAACAAAACCACACTCATCAGCAGGATAAACGAAAAGCCACTGTCCTGCTTCTGTGTTTTCTTGGCAATCCCGTAACCGATGAGAAAAACAACCATTGCCCCAATTGCAAAATAAATGTAAAACCATGCATCGACCGAAAACATTAACGAACTATTCAAATCGACTACCCCCTATTAAGAAATGAATTTCCTTAATAAGGAGTACGCCATCCCCCCCTAATTCCTTTCGACTGATCATACAAACCGATCGCCTGCATCATTCGGTCCTGCATCTCGATGCGATCCAAGACGCCGAGTCCCCCGCTGTTTCGACATGGTTGATCCAGTGCACGACTCCCTTTTTAATATGGTCGGCTTTCGGTTCCCTGTTCAGCCGCTTCTTCACGCGGTATGACCGGATTTTCCGATTCACGATGTCCGCTTTACTGGTTTACTCGGCTGTGACGATCTTTTAATTAAACGGACGGATGCCCATCTGACAGGAGCATTCGTCCGTTTTTTGTTATGATGAATATGGTAATAACAGGATAAAAGGAGTGGTTCGAGCATGCCGATCCGTTGGAAAGAAGAAACCATCGTATTTGAAACCTTTCGTGAGGCAGACGTCTGGGCCGATGCACTCGCAAACGAAATCTACGGTCGCACGATTAACGGTTACTGTACACCAGACTATAAGATTGCCTGTGCCCTGACCTTTTATTTGGCGCTTGTGCCGGAATTCCGGGTTCAAACGGCAGAAATACCATTTGAAGATCTCACCTATTATCAAGTATGGGTAGAGATCGTTGAACTCCATGCGTAAGGAAAGGAGAACATCATGAGCGATCCTGTTGAAACGTTACCGTTTTACTTACGACGCTTTCCGTTTTTTGTGATTTCCTATATTGTTGCTCCTTTAGCCTTCTTATTGCTGTTGATCCACTGGAAATCGCTCCGTCCTCAAACACGGGACGCACGGCTGATTGTCTCCTCCTTGTTCCTGTTGTTGTTCCTCGTCGATTTTTTCCCGAGAGGATGGTACCAAAATGCGATGCTTGCCTTTACGCTCACTGTCGGATTGTTTGTCACCTTCATCGGACTGCACGGAAAGGAGACACACTAGACGGGTAATACATCACGCTTA from Exiguobacterium sibiricum 7-3 includes the following:
- a CDS encoding dihydrodipicolinate synthase family protein — encoded protein: MSTAFFRDEALNVNGTIEHIRYLFDQGEKSILVCGSTGEQHSLELKEKLFLLEALMIAHEHMIEHNKIGKS
- a CDS encoding VOC family protein; translated protein: MFQTIQSVVYIALVVDDYDEAINFYTKKLDFTLLEDSYQEEQDKRWVVVAPPGTLGTAILLAKASKTEQLPFVGNQTGGRVFLFLGTDDFWRDYNKMIEKGIKFEREPKEQPYGIVAVFKDLYGNLWDLIQFKADHPMFKRIN
- a CDS encoding dihydrodipicolinate synthase family protein is translated as MLKEAFHIAVPTAFFPDETLNVDGTIEHIRYLVDQGEKSILVCGSTGEQHSLELKEKLVLLEALMNEAYLLNDEIEVLFGVSAIRQKEAVDLAHAIKETRIAGILLGYSPYLLPSQTEALRYSETIIQASQKDTILYNNPGRTGFDLSIESIIQLSAQDKVIGIKEAGNKNKVERLQEHISDFYYYAGGEVDLKDKIALGFNRLSSISGNVYPKEIRKWFFSLIEDTPLAESEQKEVTALINTVFAGSPIVHLKREINAKGIAMGICRSPLGNC
- a CDS encoding Lrp/AsnC family transcriptional regulator is translated as MLDRTDYRILEELNRNSRMTMRELGERVHLTGQAVATRVKKLEESDVIRNYSITVDEEKIGNTVHAMVNIFMISSFHDPYLLFLEEHRKYVRRNYKLSGESCYLLECRFPSNGELNAFLKGLSKYVNYKLSIVIEP
- a CDS encoding MBL fold metallo-hydrolase, whose product is MNIQLIRNATIRLEYAGLTLLVDPFLADQGAYPAFPNSVRQDQKNPLVDLPLTVEEIIDGVDAVILTHLHLDHYDEVAKQHLPKDVKVFVQNTEDQALIENDGFTNVELLTDESTFKEVELIKVKGEHGRGEILKLTGEVCGVILKHDTEQTLYIAGDTVWYEEVAKNIKSHAPSVIVVNAGDNQFHAGGSLVMGKEDVHAVHQSAPDASIIAVHMEAVNHWTLSREDLRRFAASKHFSSKLVVPEDGQIINTL
- a CDS encoding PhzF family phenazine biosynthesis protein; this encodes MKQEVFTVRSFAKDTIGGNEAGVVLNANHLNEEQMKKIALLLGYSETAFVSESDIADFKVRFFTPEYEVDLCGHATLAVFHILFSEKIISTGTFSQETQAGVLEVEVKQDGTIMMNQNRPQFLDILQKDEIARSLNIDPTEILSDLPIQIVSTGLRDIIIPIKNLKTLQRIKPNFSEITAVSKKYDTIGYHLFSFDTLGNANAHTRNFAPLYGIPEESATGTSNGALSCYLFNYKKLEKKSVENIVIEQGYTMKKPSEIFIGLLCDETGITRVTVGGRAVLIEKRVLDV
- a CDS encoding LysR family transcriptional regulator, with protein sequence MIDFEWYRSFIHVYQQRSVSAAARIRFLTQPAVSQHIAALEAELQNSLFIRAPRQMVPTDAGKELYTQVVGLIDRLEELSLEMKYVAGEQVRPLLKFGGPTEFITHEVIPVLPLDLAQYIGDFGLTDQLLKRLAIGELDFVISTKRIEEPGIQYVPIADETFFLVAPYAWEQPDDDLKGWMDRQPWISYGLELPIIRRYYQTQFGERPDIRPEMVLPNVDAILKAVASSHGVSVLPDYLIRQALKDETIQVIAPERFATNHIYMAYRTESRHDPLMLDILAALQHKK